A region from the Rosa rugosa chromosome 6, drRosRugo1.1, whole genome shotgun sequence genome encodes:
- the LOC133718095 gene encoding L-type lectin-domain containing receptor kinase IX.1-like — MMSESRSSSTQAICFCNICFLIIFINFFSHFAHPLSFSINQFDQSANGVVFEGDAQFSSGRIELNPGTYFDVGHAIYAEPLHLWDTATGSLADFTTHFTFMVDYGDETWKFSDGIAFYLAPVGYGIPPNSGGGELGLFNTTTNFNAKIVTVEFDSWGNEDWDPHPLRPHIGININEISSVQHADWNPSNMTGKIGNAWITYNATANDLTVFWTFEQNTNPVFQGKSTSSITYNVDLRKVLPERVTIGFSASAGLYLGRHFLCSWEFNSTLLDSDISRAESKGKKKKIFLILDIAVPGFILMLGAVICWLMVLWNRRNNYSGEVSDLEKLAFPKRFAYQELFVATNGFADDRRLGQGGSGHVYKGLIQDLGGCIVAVKRIFAEPDQHYERVFINEVKIISRLIHRNLVQFIGWCHEQGECLLVYAYMPNTSLDTHLFGNRTTLQWDNRYKIALGLASALHYLHEEAGQCVLHRDIKSANVLLDDDFSTKLGDFGIAKLVDSRFRSQTREVAGTFGYMAPEYAIDGRASKESDIFSFGVVALEIACGRKTYQDGGYHVPLFRWVWQLFLAGNILDAADERLEMNYDRNEMKCLLIVGLWCTHPNNKERPKAGQVMEVIQHKAPLPELPYDMHNYPELPQPQYQSQTASSSSYI; from the coding sequence ATGATGTCTGAAAGCAGAAGCAGCAGTACGCAAGCAATCTGCTTCTGCAATATTTGCTTCCTAATTATTTTCATCAATTTCTTCTCTCACTTTGCTCATCCACTCTCCTTCAGTATAAATCAGTTCGACCAGAGTGCAAATGGAGTTGTCTTTGAAGGTGATGCCCAGTTTTCATCGGGAAGGATTGAGCTCAACCCAGGCACTTATTTCGATGTTGGACATGCTATTTATGCAGAGCCTTTGCACCTATGGGACACTGCTACTGGATCACTGGCAGACTTCACTACTCATTTCACTTTCATGGTCGACTATGGTGATGAAACGTGGAAATTCAGCGATGGAATTGCCTTTTACCTTGCTCCTGTTGGCTACGGTATTCCACCCAACTCTGGCGGTGGTGAACTGGGATTATTCAACACCACCACCAATTTTAATGCCAAGATTGTAACCGTAGAGTTCGACTCTTGGGGAAACGAAGACTGGGATCCACATCCACTCCGGCCCCATATTGGGATCAACATCAATGAAATCTCTTCAGTTCAACACGCCGATTGGAATCCCAGTAACATGACCGGGAAGATTGGTAATGCATGGATAACTTATAACGCTACTGCCAACGACCTTACTGTGTTTTGGACATTCGAGCAAAACACAAATCCCGTTTTTCAAGGCAAATCTACTTCTTCCATTACTTACAATGTTGACTTGCGAAAGGTTCTCCCCGAAAGGGTtacaattggtttttctgcttcGGCCGGATTATACCTCGGGCGGCATTTTTTATGTTCATGGGAGTTTAATTCGACTTTGTTGGATAGCGATATTAGTAGAGCCGAAAGCaagggaaagaagaaaaagatattctTGATACTGGACATTGCCGTACCTGGCTTCATTTTGATGCTTGGTGCAGTCATATGTTGGTTGATGGTATTATGGAATCGGAGAAACAATTACTCTGGCGAAGTCTCTGATCTTGAGAAGCTAGCCTTTCCAAAACGATTTGCTTACCAAGAATTGTTTGTTGCCACCAACGGGTTTGCAGACGATAGAAGGCTAGGCCAAGGAGGGTCGGGGCATGTATATAAAGGACTCATACAAGACCTTGGAGGCTGCATAGTTGCCGTGAAGAGAATCTTTGCAGAACCTGATCAGCATTATGAGAGAGTCTTCATCAATGAAGTCAAAATCATAAGCCGCTTAATCCATCGAAACCTGGTGCAGTTCATTGGGTGGTGTCATGAGCAAGGTGAATGCTTACTTGTTTATGCATATATGCCTAACACCAGCCTCGACACGCATCTATTTGGCAACAGAACAACCCTGCAATGGGACAACAGGTACAAGATAGCTTTGGGCTTGGCCTCAGCCCTTCACTATCTACATGAAGAAGCAGGGCAATGTGTTCTTCATAGGGATATCAAATCAGCTAACGTACTGTTGGATGATGACTTCAGCACTAAGCTTGGTGATTTTGGTATTGCTAAGCTCGTGGATTCCCGCTTCAGGTCTCAGACAAGAGAGGTGGCCGGGACTTTTGGATACATGGCCCCTGAATATGCTATTGATGGGAGGGCTAGTAAGGAATCTGACATTTTTAGTTTTGGAGTTGTAGCCTTGGAAATTGCTTGCGGAAGGAAGACTTACCAAGACGGTGGATATCACGTGCCACTCTTTAGGTGGGTTTGGCAGTTGTTCCTTGCAGGAAATATTCTAGACGCAGCTGATGAAAGATTAGAAATGAATTATGAtcgaaatgaaatgaaatgctTGTTGATTGTTGGACTATGGTGTACTCACCCCAATAACAAGGAAAGACCCAAAGCAGGACAGGTGATGGAGGTTATTCAGCATAAAGCACCATTGCCGGAACTTCCATATGACATGCATAATTATCCAGAACTGCCTCAACCTCAATACCAATCTCAGACTGCATCTTCTTCTAGCTATATATAG